In the Arachis stenosperma cultivar V10309 chromosome 8, arast.V10309.gnm1.PFL2, whole genome shotgun sequence genome, TAGATATGTATCAATGTATCATAGTATCATACTTCATAGAGTTGATTTATGATTatactagaaaaaaaaaagtggggTTAAAAGGCCTTATTAAAAGGTTGTCAATGGTAAAAGTTCTAAAATATTAGGTATTATCAATTAGAAAGAATGCACCATAAATCCTCTTTAATAGTTTTACAATCAGCTTTTGTTTTCTTAGTTGTATGCAAACCTATTTAAAATACGAttgaattgatttttaaaagtAATGCTAGAGAACTAATGTTTTGGTCAGTATCTATTACCTTGGAACTTCTGAAAAATTATGATTGCACCTTATTGTGAACTTCTAAAAAATTATGAGTAATAGAAATAACAGACATCAACTAATTGAAACTAACATACATGTAACCATTACTTGAAGGTGTGTTCGAGAAGGTTCAGCTGGAACTGAATCAGTTTGGGCTGCTGATCTACAATGCAAATGTGAAGCAACTGGTGGACGTGCCGGGACATGAGTACTTCTCTTACTTGGGCAAGAAGACTCAGATGGAGGCCGCAAATCAGGCCAAGGTGGACGTTGCTGAGGCCAAGaagaagggtgaggttggtgccAAGCTCAGGGAAGGCGAGACGCTCCAGAATGCCGCCAAGATCGATGCTGAGACGAAGATCATTGCCACTCAGAAGAAAGGCGAGGGCGATAAGGAGGAGATCAACGTAATTAAATAATGTTTTGTATTTTCATTATTCTTTAATGAAAGAAATACATAGTTTAAATTGATATagttttgaaacatgtttatttGAGTGTTGTAGGTGAGGACATCAGTGAAGGTGTTCGAGAACTTGAAGGATGCAGAGGTGGCAGAGGCAAATGCAGAGCTGGCAAGGAAGAAGGCGGAGTGGTCGAAGGTGGCGAAGTTGGCAGAAATGGAGACTACAAAGGCAGTGTCTTTGAGGGAGGCAGAGCTGCAGGGGGAGGTTGAGAGGATGAATGCTAAGGCGAAGACTGAGAAACTTAGAGCTGATTACCTTACCAAGGCAAGCGTTGAGTATGAGACCAAGGTTAGTGCCTTGACTGCCTTcacaacttttttttaattattttttatataaaatttaaattctaactCTGAACcctaaaccttctataaaaagTAATgatattaactaactaaaaaataattatctataATTATACTATACAACTCGATGAACTCATTAATTAGTATCCTTCCTTGTATACTATTTCTACTCATGAAGTTTGTAATCTCACTGAATTTCTAAGATTGGCCATTGGACAAAGTAAAAAATAATGCAACTTATTATTAATTCTTGAACTGtgcaataataatttagaatttgtcagatacttttgttttctgtgAATTTTGCGATATTAGATAGTTGATTCAAACACTTTTGCTCATAATGTGTCGATATATAAATGCGGAATGAAATCCTAGTTACTTTTACTCTTTATGGATCCATAACAAGTAAAATTATTTGATAGGCACAAGAGGCCAACTGGGAACTatacaagaaacaaaaagaagCAGAAGCAGTTCTTTTCCAGAAGGAGAAAGAAGCTGAAGCACAAAAGAAATTAGCAGAGGCACAGTTTTTCGCTCGCCAACAAGCCGCTGATGGACAGCTAtacgtgaagaagaaggaggcaGAGGGGCTTATGGCATTAGGGAAAGCCCAAGGTGCATATCTAAAGACACTCCATGAAGCACTTGGAGGAAACTATGCAGCTCTAAGGGACTACTTGATGATAGAACGTGGAATGTATCAAGAGATTGCTAAGATTAATGGCGACGCAGTACGTGGACTCAATCCAAATATCAGCATTTGGACGAACGGCAATGGCGAAGGCAGTGACGGCGGTAGTGCTTTGAAGGAGGTTGCCGGTGTGTATAAGATGTTGCCACCTTTGTTTAAGACAGTTGAAGAACAAACTGGTATGCTGCCTCCAGCTTGGATGGGAATCTTGACTCAAAAGAATGCGGACCAAACTTCTCTAAAGTGAAAAAGATTAATAAAGTGATAAACCCGAatcaaatatcattttaatattttaccaATCTCTTTAGTTTGGGAGATTTTCTTCAAAAGAATGTTTATATTGTGTGTTAACTCATCTACCATTCATATGACATGATTAAGTATTAGTTCTACTCAATAAATTTgcttattttcttttgttattagGCTATTTCTACATTCAATATATAGTGtttttttcataatttcttTTTATAGAGTATTAGATCCCTTTTACAATattttaataacaataaaatctATATATTtcagaaaataattaatagGAGGATCGTATCTCCAAATAAGAGCATAAGAGGAAGGAAACAGAATCATAACAGAATCGCAAAGCAATTATTTACCTCAATTTGAAATTTCGCACATTGTTACCACTTACCACAATTGGTCCTTCCCTCTTCTTCGGCACTGAGTATAagctaaaaagaaaaaaaattaaaataaaaaatctcacAATAACTCaagttttaaataaaaaatatttttttaaataggaaGCGAATACAAATATCTTgtaaatttcaaaaaatcttttaaaaaacaaaatcaaagatTAAATTGCTAATCTAAACGCAACAAATTTGCCTATTTCTTCGCCTATTTGCATCTATATAAGCTTCCAGTCTTCTGTCTTGTACACATTAGTCATTCATTCACTCACTCCAATTCTTCTATCTTAATTAAGCTTCCTCCATCTCTCTCATACTTTCTCGTAAGTCATAGATCACTGCATTACAAGAAAATCCAGAACTGATGAAGTTCAAGGTAGCAAATGCATCGGAATACCTGGTAATAACAGGTGCAGGGATCAAAGACGTGAAGCTTGGGAAGAAAGCATGGGTGTTGCCATGGCAATCATGCACCACCTTGGACCTTTCTCCGGTAAACTACACGTTCGAGCTCCAAGCCATGAGCGCCGAGAAGCTCCCTTTCGAGCTTCTTTCGGTGTTCACAATTGGTCCACGTGTCGACGATCAAGAGTGTCTCCTAAAGTATGCCAAGCTCCTCTCGTCCCATGATAAGCTCTCCAACCACGTTAATGATCTCGTTCAAAGAATCATCGAGGGCGAGACGCGTGTTCTCGCAGGCTCTATGACTATGGACGAGATCTTCAAGGGAACCAAGGAGTTCAAGCAAGGTATGCAATAACAATAACTTcacccttttttttcttctctgccTTTGAACTTACTTTCTTAAATCTACAATATATTTAAAGAGCAATGCTAGGAGATCAGCAACTTTTGTGATTGGTAGCCATCAAATaaccatcaatgatgatttaatggtgtgagattggtgtgaggTTTCATCCAATGACTCACATTTTTCTGCTGGTTACATGTtagccaaaattcaataaaattgttggcccctagacttttccatatttaaatttaaattgtacTTAGATAGTTAGATATGTATCAATGTATCGTAATATCATATTAAAAGTGGGGTTAAAAGGCCTTATTAAAGGGTTGTCAACGGTAAAAGTACTAAAATATTAGGtattatcaattatcaattagaAAGAATGCACCATAAATCTTATTAAAAGGTTGTCAATGGTAAGAGTCTTAAAATATTATGtattatcaattatcaattatcaattagaAAAAATGCACCATAAATCCTCTTTAATTGTTTTACAAtcaactttttttttccttagtTGTATGCAAACCTATTTAAAATACGATTGAATTGGTTTTTAAAAGTAATGCTAGAGAACTAATGTTTTGGTTAATATctattacttttttaaaaaatttatttattttaaaattttagattttaaatcataaatttttaatcttatatcctaaatcttaaattttaaattttaaattttaaattctttcaaaaaaaaaatggtattagaaaagaaaaacaacttaatattacctatacttttttctttttttttctttttctaatcatatcaccaaagaaaaaaatgatttttctaCCAAACATTCAAATAACCCTATTTTATTTAGGTTAGAACTTCTAAAAAATTATGATTGCACCTTATTGTGAACCTAATTTGCAAAATGTTGGTAACAATGTTACTCATGAGTAACAGAAATCAATTAATTGAAACTAACATGCATGTAACCGTTACTTAAAGGTGTGTTCGAGAAAGTTCAGCTAGAGCTGAATCAGTTTGGGCTGCTGATCTACAATGCGAACTTGAAGCAGCTGGTGGACGTGCCGGGACCTGAATACTTCTCTTACTTGGGCAAGAAGACTCAGATGGAGGCCGCAAATCAGGCCAAGGTGAACGTTGCTGAGGCCAAGAAGAAGGGAGAGGTTGGTGCCAAGCTTAGCGAAGGCGAGACGCTCCAGAATGCGGCCAAGATCGATGCGGAGGCGAAGATCATTACCACTCAGAAGAAAGGCGACGGCGATAAGGAGGAGATCGACGTAATTAAAtaatgttttgtatttttattattctttaatGAAGGAAATGCATAGTTTATATTGATATAGTCTTGAAACATGTTTATTTGAGTGTTGTAGGCGAGGACATCAGTGAAGGAGTTTGAGATTTTGAAGGAAGCAAAGGTGGCAGAGGCAAATGCAGAGCTGGTAAGGAAGAAGGCGGAGTGGTGGAAGTGGTGGAAGGTAGAGAACTTGACGGCGATCGAGGCTAAAAAGGAAGTGTCTTTGAGGGAGGCACAGCTGCAGGGGGAGGTTGAGAAGATGAATGCTAAGGTGACAACTGAGAAACTTAGAGCTGATTACCTTCCCAAGGTTAGTGCCTTtacaacttttttttaattattttttatatgattttaaattccaattctaaaccctaaaccttttataaaaattaatgatgTTAACTTGCTAAACATTAATTATCTATAATTATACTATGCAATTCATTAATTAGTATCCTTCCTTGTATATTATTTCTACTCATGAAGTATGTAATCTCACTGAATTTCTAAGATTGGCCATTGGACAAAGTAAAATAATGCAACTTATCATCAATTCTTGAATTGTACAATAATAACTGCATGATAACATTTTGAATTTATCagatactttttgttttctgtgAATTTTGCGATATTAGATAGTTGATTCAAACACTTTTGCTCATGATGTGTCAATATACAAATGCGGAATGAAATCCTAGTT is a window encoding:
- the LOC130945188 gene encoding flotillin-like protein 3, whose product is MKFKVANASEYLVITGAGIKDVKLGKKAWVLPWQSCTTLDLSPVNYTFELQAMSAEKLPFELLSVFTIGPRVDDQECLLKYAKLLSSHDKLSNHVNDLVQRIIEGETRVLAGSMTMDEIFKGTKEFKQGVFEKVQLELNQFGLLIYNANLKQLVDVPGPEYFSYLGKKTQMEAANQAKVNVAEAKKKGEVGAKLSEGETLQNAAKIDAEAKIITTQKKGDGDKEEIDARTSVKEFEILKEAKVAEANAELVRKKAEWWKWWKVENLTAIEAKKEVSLREAQLQGEVEKMNAKVTTEKLRADYLPKAQEVNWELYKKQKEAEAVLFQKEKEALAQMKLATAQLYAKKKEAEGLMELGKAQGAYLKTLHEALGGNYAALRDYLMIERGMYQEIAKINGDAVRGLKPEISKWTNGNGEGSDSGVL
- the LOC130946135 gene encoding flotillin-like protein 4, which produces MKFKVANASEYLVITGAGIKDVKLAKKAWVLPWQSCTTLDLSPVNYTFELQAMSAEKLPFKLPSVFTIGPRVDDHECLLKYAKLLSSHDKLSNDVNDLVQGVIEGETRVLAASMTMDQIFRGTKEFKQGVFEKVQLELNQFGLLIYNANVKQLVDVPGHEYFSYLGKKTQMEAANQAKVDVAEAKKKGEVGAKLREGETLQNAAKIDAETKIIATQKKGEGDKEEINVRTSVKVFENLKDAEVAEANAELARKKAEWSKVAKLAEMETTKAVSLREAELQGEVERMNAKAKTEKLRADYLTKASVEYETKAQEANWELYKKQKEAEAVLFQKEKEAEAQKKLAEAQFFARQQAADGQLYVKKKEAEGLMALGKAQGAYLKTLHEALGGNYAALRDYLMIERGMYQEIAKINGDAVRGLNPNISIWTNGNGEGSDGGSALKEVAGVYKMLPPLFKTVEEQTGMLPPAWMGILTQKNADQTSLK